From one Lineus longissimus chromosome 3, tnLinLong1.2, whole genome shotgun sequence genomic stretch:
- the LOC135485595 gene encoding cadherin EGF LAG seven-pass G-type receptor fmi-1-like: MMSYLPLTCVLLGYYTALLGGFLFTGTHGASIANMWTGCPTNVAEDVTAWKEFGTIDKAKVPDVWSPQYRLKSITPLDTPFAKIKLYQQNGSLYYDNNPGFDFETNPTYTVVVEVIKNAPTPDEGTCVVTITNVNEAPRITNLPNPTSIKENTVFGADTDIYTLTGTDPDAGDAIKYTISEVKPTSGTAKFKIGPTATGTKVQVVSGATFDHETTDHYNLTIKAEDTGTPKLSDTNILKVDIVDVNEAPFFPQSAAGNNPGGKVTVEEESAVGSVLTINHDFGSFIQAKDVDKGDTLTYFLDGAQNGFFEARNDAGICNIYVKTRIDSETNVINRVFNLKVFARDSKDLISTNFYSLRVTIKNINDNMPGCDPTSYSATVAENTAVATTILTVTCTDADGALDRYDIKGDVNAPKYFEIDINGALKVKDLPDLETSSTINFTGYAVQGTPSTSASVSISITITGKNDNKPQFGSTFYNMETVCDYYPVPYPLITVGKTSATDKDITTSVLTYAWVGNDAVGTYTILKTEGRIIPARQLKAASECDQRWLYYVRASDNELTPTFSDHVPVRIDSFKAAPYLVDFHVGESTSYFTDARITRFLSACSAGCNGCLCRLYRISARSGSSTTLTIYALTDSSTELFSNVNQPKNYVAKTTMITTFDPNTKATSGLRLYDEFTITGLEETIPDPAFHETIGGQIVISLLCILATAAIIGGAVKCARVQQAKKSGKGQFEEKRKLQPKKKKTPVKRVDAETGYNGFNFKY; this comes from the exons ATGATGTCGTATTTACCACTGACTTGTGTTCTGCTGGGATATTACACTGCACTTTTGG GTGGATTTTTATTTACTGGGACTCATGGCGCGTCAATTGCCAATATGTGGACAGGATGTCCGACGAATGTAGCAGAAGATGTGACGGCATGGAAAGAGTTTGGAACCATTGACAAGGCTAAAGTCCCTGACGTTTGGTCACCTCAGTATCGATTGAAGTCCATTACTCCGCTCGACACCCCGTTCGCCAAGATCAAGTTGTACCAGCAAA ATGGGTCCCTTTACTACGATAACAACCCGGGATTTGactttgaaacgaacccaacaTACACGGTAGTGGTTGAAGTAATAAAGAACGCTCCCACGCCAGATGAGGGCACGTGCGTGGTGACTATAACCAACGTCAATGAGGCCCCCAGGATAACCAATCTGCCCAACCCAACCTCCATCAAAGAGAATACAGTTTTTGGAGCTGATACTGACATATACACG CTAACGGGCACAGACCCTGACGCAGGAGACGCCATCAAATACACTATCTCCGAAGTTAAGCCAACCAGTGGTACAGCTAAGTTCAAAATAGGCCCAACAGCAA ctggtaccAAAGTGCAGGTCGTATCAGGTGCAACATTTGACCACGAGACCACCGACCACTACAACTTGACCATCAAAGCGGAGGACACAGGAACTCCGAAGCTTTCCGACACGAACATCCTCAAGGTCGACATTGTGGACGTCAACGAGGCTCCATTCTTCCCACAATCGGCGGCAGGAAATAACCCTGGGGGTAAAGTTACAGTTGAGGAGGAATCG GCTGTCGGTTCAGTTCTAACTATCAATCACGACTTCGGTTCGTTCATCCAAGCGAAGGACGTTGACAAGGGTGACACTTTGACCTATTTTCTCGATGGAGCCCAGAATGGATTCTTTGAGGCCAGAAATGATGCAGGCATCTGCAATATCTACGTCAAAACAAGAATTGACTCGGAGACGAATGTTATCAACCGGGTATTTAACCTGA aGGTTTTCGCACGAGATTCTAAAGATCTCATTAGCACTAATTTCTACTCGCTGCGAGTTACAATCAAGAATATTAATGACAACATGCCTGGCTGTGACCCGACAAGCTACTCGGCCACCGTAGCTGAGAACACGGCGGTGGCTACCACCATTCTGACTGTTACTTGTACCGATGCGGATGGAGCGCTTGACAG GTACGACATCAAAGGAGATGTCAACGCCCCAAAATACTTCGAGATCGACATCAATGGCGCTCTCAAGGTCAAAGACCTGCCTGACCTTGAGACTTCGAGCACGATCAACTTCACCGGTTATGCTGTCCAGGGCACCCCGAGCACTTCAGCATCAGTGAGCATATCAATCACTATCACCGGCAAGAATGACAACAAACCTCAATTTGGCAGCACCTTCTACAATATGGAGACGGTGTGTGACTACTATCCTGTGCCGTATCCTTTAATTACCGTTGGTAAGACGTCGGCAACGGACAAGGATATAA CCACCTCGGTATTGACGTATGCCTGGGTTGGTAACGACGCTGTTGGAACGTACACCATCCTGAAGACAGAGGGCCGCATCATCCCGGCAAGGCAGCTGAAGGCGGCCTCTGAATGTGACCAGAGATGGTTGTACTACGTCAGAGCGTCGGATAATGAGCTTACTCCAACTTTCTCTGA TCATGTACCAGTCAGAATTGATTCCTTTAAGGCCGCCCCATATCTCGTTGACTTCCACGTGGGCGAGTCGACTTCTTACTTCACTGATGCCCGCATCACTCGATTCTTGTCGGCCTGTTCCGCCGGCTGCAATGGATGTCTGTGTCGTCTCTACAGGATATCGGCGAGGAGTGGAAGTTC AACGACCTTAACTATCTATGCCTTGACGGACTCGAGCACAGAGCTATTCAGTAACGTCAACCAGCCGAAAAACTACGTCGCCAAAACCACCATGATTACAACTTTTGACCCCAATACTAAAGCCACCTCTGGCCTAAGGCTCTATGATGAGTTCACCATCACTGGGTTGGAGGAGACTATCCCAGATCCCGCCTTCCATGAAACTATCGGAGGACAGATTGTGATCTCACTGCTCTGTATCCTTGCCACCGCGGCCATCATCGGAGGAGCGGTCAAATGTGCCAGGGTCCAGCAGGCCAAAAA GTCAGGTAAAGGCCAATTCGAGGAGAAGAGGAAATTGCaaccaaagaagaagaagactccAGTGAAACGCGTTGATGCAGAGACAGGTTATAATGGCTTCAACTTTAAATACTAA